A section of the Subtercola frigoramans genome encodes:
- a CDS encoding glutamine synthetase III family protein: MSGNAVRLQAIKDVEAYVPPAVSFDITEAPGQVFGENVFNKVVMQKRLPKSVYKSVISTIEHGTTLDPQVADAVASAMKDWALEKGATHYAHVFYPLTGLTAEKHDSFLEPVGDGSALAEFAGKTLTQGEPDASSFPNGGLRNTFEARGYTGWDVTSPAYVLENPNGNTLCIPTVFVSMTGEALDHKTPLLRSQQAMGEHAERILKLFGHTNPEHVVSFCGPEQEYFLVDRHFFLARPDLLNAGRTLFGAKPPKGQEFDDHYFGAIPERVLGFMMDTERELFKLGIPAKTRHNEVAPGQFEIAPMFERANLAADHQQLLMTTFKTIAKKHGMECLFHEKPFQGVNGSGKHVNFSLGNSEVGSVFVPGDTPHDNAQFLVFCAAVIRAVHLYAGLLRASVASATNDHRLGANEAPPAIISIFLGDQLADVFEQIANGRATSSKGKGQMIIGVDTLPVLPTDPGDRNRTSPFAFTGNRFEFRAPGSMQSVAGPMTTINTIMADSLDFIATQLETAVADGTDFDEAVQTLLTQIINEHGAVVFNGDGYADAWPIEAEKRGLANLKTTLDALPELITEPAMELFEKYKVFNHREMHSRYEIGLEQYALTIGVEARLTLEVGSTAVLPAAVRHQTEVAVNLGALKAAGVDADVALLDEVSGPLAELRTALSTLRDALGAEVGHSALAEAEHARDALLPAMSAVRAAADVLEEIVADDLWPLPTYQEMLFIL; the protein is encoded by the coding sequence ATGAGTGGAAATGCAGTTCGCCTCCAGGCGATCAAAGACGTTGAGGCCTATGTGCCCCCAGCGGTCAGCTTCGACATCACCGAGGCGCCTGGCCAGGTCTTCGGGGAGAACGTCTTCAACAAAGTCGTCATGCAGAAGCGACTCCCGAAGTCGGTGTACAAGTCGGTCATCTCGACTATCGAGCACGGCACCACGCTCGACCCGCAGGTGGCTGACGCAGTGGCTTCAGCCATGAAGGACTGGGCACTCGAGAAGGGCGCAACACACTACGCACACGTCTTCTACCCGCTGACGGGTCTCACTGCAGAGAAGCACGACAGCTTTCTTGAACCGGTCGGTGACGGATCAGCCCTCGCTGAATTCGCCGGCAAGACCCTCACCCAGGGCGAACCTGACGCGTCGAGCTTCCCGAACGGTGGGCTCCGCAACACGTTCGAGGCTCGCGGTTACACCGGCTGGGATGTGACCAGCCCGGCGTATGTTCTCGAGAACCCGAACGGCAACACTCTCTGCATCCCCACAGTCTTCGTCTCGATGACCGGTGAGGCCCTCGACCACAAGACGCCTCTCCTGCGTTCACAGCAGGCGATGGGAGAGCACGCCGAGAGAATCCTCAAGCTCTTCGGTCACACCAACCCTGAGCACGTGGTCTCGTTCTGCGGCCCGGAGCAGGAGTACTTCCTCGTCGACCGCCACTTCTTCCTTGCGCGCCCCGACCTTCTGAATGCCGGCCGCACCCTGTTCGGCGCGAAGCCGCCCAAGGGCCAGGAATTCGACGACCACTACTTCGGCGCGATCCCCGAGCGGGTTCTCGGCTTCATGATGGACACCGAGCGTGAGCTCTTCAAGCTGGGCATCCCGGCCAAGACCCGCCACAACGAGGTCGCACCGGGCCAGTTCGAGATCGCACCGATGTTCGAGCGCGCGAACCTTGCTGCCGACCACCAGCAGCTCCTGATGACGACCTTCAAGACCATCGCCAAAAAGCACGGCATGGAGTGCCTCTTCCACGAGAAGCCCTTCCAGGGGGTCAACGGTTCTGGCAAGCACGTCAACTTCTCACTCGGCAACTCCGAAGTCGGCAGCGTCTTCGTGCCCGGCGACACCCCGCACGACAACGCTCAGTTCCTCGTGTTCTGTGCCGCGGTCATCCGTGCTGTGCACCTCTACGCAGGCCTCCTGCGAGCATCCGTCGCCTCGGCCACCAACGACCACCGCCTGGGTGCGAACGAGGCTCCCCCGGCCATCATCTCGATCTTCCTCGGCGACCAGCTCGCAGACGTTTTCGAGCAGATCGCCAACGGTCGCGCTACGTCCTCCAAGGGCAAGGGTCAGATGATCATCGGCGTCGACACGCTGCCGGTCCTGCCGACCGACCCTGGAGACCGCAACCGCACGAGCCCCTTCGCCTTCACCGGCAACAGGTTCGAGTTCCGCGCGCCCGGTTCGATGCAGAGTGTTGCCGGCCCGATGACCACGATCAATACGATCATGGCCGACTCGCTCGACTTCATCGCCACCCAGCTCGAGACTGCAGTCGCCGACGGCACCGACTTCGACGAGGCCGTCCAGACGCTCCTCACGCAGATCATCAACGAGCACGGTGCTGTTGTCTTCAACGGCGACGGCTACGCTGACGCCTGGCCGATCGAAGCCGAGAAGCGTGGGCTTGCAAACCTGAAGACGACTCTGGATGCTCTGCCAGAGCTGATCACGGAGCCGGCTATGGAGCTCTTCGAGAAGTACAAGGTGTTCAACCACCGCGAAATGCACAGCCGCTACGAGATCGGCCTGGAGCAGTATGCGCTCACGATCGGGGTGGAGGCTCGCCTCACGCTCGAAGTCGGTTCGACAGCTGTTCTTCCGGCTGCCGTTCGTCACCAGACGGAGGTTGCCGTCAACCTCGGCGCCCTGAAGGCTGCCGGTGTGGATGCCGATGTCGCACTCCTCGACGAGGTGAGCGGCCCACTTGCCGAGCTGCGCACCGCGTTGTCAACCCTGCGCGACGCACTCGGTGCCGAGGTCGGACACTCGGCTCTGGCCGAGGCTGAGCATGCCCGCGATGCCCTGCTGCCCGCAATGTCAGCGGTTCGCGCGGCCGCCGATGTGCTCGAAGAGATCGTCGCCGACGACCTCTGGCCGCTCCCGACCTACCAGGAGATGCTCTTCATCCTGTAG
- a CDS encoding RDD family protein — translation MSNVKPSSRFSGAAPSNWPGERLGFPEEGRGSVARPGRRIIALLLDWAVCFVIYAAFFFGDAWAATIIFVVEQIVLIAFTGSGFGHLLLGLRVVKVDGTFAGWWRPIIRTGLLILTIPALIWDSDQRGLHDVFAGTVLVRK, via the coding sequence GTGTCCAACGTCAAGCCTTCGTCGCGATTCTCGGGTGCTGCGCCGAGTAACTGGCCGGGTGAGCGCCTCGGTTTTCCTGAGGAGGGTCGCGGATCCGTGGCGAGACCGGGCAGGCGCATCATCGCACTGTTGCTGGACTGGGCCGTCTGTTTTGTGATCTACGCGGCGTTCTTCTTCGGAGACGCCTGGGCCGCGACGATCATCTTCGTTGTCGAGCAGATTGTGCTCATCGCATTCACCGGAAGCGGCTTCGGGCATCTGCTGCTGGGGCTGCGGGTCGTGAAGGTCGACGGGACTTTTGCGGGGTGGTGGAGACCGATCATCCGGACCGGCCTGTTGATCCTGACGATTCCCGCGCTCATCTGGGATTCAGACCAGCGTGGGCTGCACGACGTCTTTGCTGGAACGGTACTCGTTCGCAAGTAA
- a CDS encoding DUF4191 domain-containing protein — protein MARSKEKTPKKPKEDGRLKQMWQVFQMTRRYDKNITLILVLSILVPVAIGLVLALLLGDGNGFAITMWVVAGVLAGILLALLLLGRRAEAAAYGQIEGQPGAVGAVLRSSLRRSWRGSEMPVAVNAKTQDAVYRAVGRGGVVLIGEGPKSRTTRMLEDERRKVLRVLPNVPVTFLSVGPDADSISLQNIPRKLARIKPNLTKPEVLAVSNRLSSLASGNLPIPKGVDPLKARPQRGR, from the coding sequence AAAGACCCCGAAAAAGCCGAAAGAAGACGGCCGTCTGAAGCAGATGTGGCAAGTCTTCCAAATGACTCGCCGCTATGACAAGAACATCACCCTGATCCTGGTGCTGAGCATCCTCGTACCCGTTGCGATCGGCCTGGTTCTGGCCCTACTGCTCGGCGACGGCAACGGTTTTGCGATCACCATGTGGGTGGTCGCAGGTGTGCTGGCGGGCATCCTTCTCGCCCTGCTTCTGCTCGGGCGTCGCGCCGAGGCAGCTGCCTACGGCCAGATCGAGGGTCAGCCGGGTGCCGTCGGTGCTGTGCTCCGCAGCTCACTTCGTCGCAGTTGGCGAGGCAGTGAGATGCCGGTCGCCGTCAACGCCAAGACGCAAGACGCGGTCTACCGTGCCGTCGGGCGAGGTGGAGTCGTACTCATCGGCGAGGGTCCGAAGTCACGCACGACCCGCATGCTCGAAGACGAACGTCGTAAGGTTCTTCGTGTGCTGCCCAACGTTCCCGTCACGTTCCTCTCGGTCGGGCCTGATGCAGACTCGATCTCTCTGCAGAACATCCCGCGAAAGCTCGCCAGGATCAAGCCCAACCTCACGAAGCCCGAAGTGCTGGCCGTGAGTAACCGTCTCAGCTCCCTGGCGTCTGGCAATCTGCCCATCCCCAAGGGCGTCGACCCGCTGAAAGCCCGGCCGCAGCGCGGTCGTTGA